One window from the genome of Castellaniella sp. MT123 encodes:
- the pstS gene encoding phosphate ABC transporter substrate-binding protein PstS, whose product MLKRMLVQCATGLTLMAAAGASAFAADLTGAGASFPYPIYAKWAAKYQETSGNRINYQSIGSGGGQQQIIAKTVDFGASDDPMKPDDLQKHGLVQFPAVIGGTVPVVNVEGIKAGQLKLTGPVLADIFLGKIKKWNDPAIAGLNSGLTLPAKDIVVVHRSDGSGTTFGWTNYLSQVSPAWKEQVGQGKAVKWPTGQGGKGNEGVSAYVRQLANSIGYVEYAYAHQNGLAWAQLQNRDGKFVQPAQKAFAAAASHADWSSAPGMGLVLNNEPGADSWPVTSATFILVHAKQPNVKQAHEVLAFFDWAWKNGGDMARDLDYVPLPDSVTKQIRDLWAEKIKGEDGKAVWP is encoded by the coding sequence ATGTTGAAACGGATGCTGGTTCAATGCGCAACGGGCCTGACGCTGATGGCGGCTGCAGGCGCGTCGGCGTTTGCCGCCGACCTGACGGGGGCCGGCGCCTCTTTCCCCTACCCAATCTATGCGAAGTGGGCCGCCAAATATCAGGAAACCAGCGGCAATCGCATCAATTATCAGTCCATCGGTTCGGGCGGCGGTCAGCAGCAGATCATCGCCAAGACGGTCGACTTCGGCGCTTCGGACGATCCGATGAAGCCCGATGATCTGCAGAAGCATGGTCTGGTCCAGTTCCCGGCGGTCATCGGCGGCACAGTGCCGGTCGTCAACGTCGAGGGGATCAAGGCTGGGCAACTCAAGCTCACCGGCCCGGTTTTGGCCGATATCTTCCTGGGCAAGATCAAGAAGTGGAACGATCCCGCGATCGCGGGCCTGAATTCGGGCCTGACGCTGCCGGCCAAGGACATCGTGGTGGTGCACCGGTCCGATGGTTCGGGCACGACCTTTGGCTGGACGAATTACCTGTCCCAGGTCTCCCCGGCCTGGAAGGAACAAGTCGGTCAAGGCAAGGCTGTGAAGTGGCCCACGGGTCAGGGCGGCAAGGGCAACGAAGGCGTCTCCGCCTACGTGCGTCAGCTGGCCAACTCGATCGGCTATGTGGAATACGCCTACGCTCACCAGAATGGGCTGGCCTGGGCGCAGCTGCAAAACCGGGACGGCAAGTTCGTGCAGCCGGCTCAGAAGGCTTTTGCCGCAGCCGCGAGCCATGCCGACTGGTCGTCGGCGCCTGGCATGGGGTTGGTGCTCAACAATGAGCCCGGCGCCGATTCCTGGCCTGTGACGTCCGCAACCTTCATCCTGGTGCATGCCAAGCAGCCCAACGTGAAGCAGGCGCACGAAGTGCTGGCTTTCTTCGACTGGGCCTGGAAGAATGGCGGCGACATGGCGCGCGATCTGGATTACGTGCCGCTGCCGGATTCGGTGACGAAGCAGATTCGCGACCTCTGGGCCGAGAAGATCAAGGGTGAGGACGGCAAGGCTGTCTGGCCCTGA
- the pstC gene encoding phosphate ABC transporter permease subunit PstC encodes MINKQRNLLVDAGFRHLTRAFAFLVFILLAGIMVSLIYGSRGTIVQYGFAFLWTNDWDPVRQHFGALVPILGTVLSALLALLIAVPVSFGIAMFLTELAPAWVRRPLGTAIEMLAAIPSIIYGMWGLFVFVPLFQEYVQPGIVDLADGVPILENLFAGPPMGIGLFTAGLILSIMIIPFITAVMRDVFEQVPALLKESAYGLGSTTWEVVWKVVLPYTKHGVIGGIMLGLGRALGETMAVTFVIGNAFNLPTSLFSPSNSIASALANEFNEAGGLQKSALLELGLILFLITTVVLALSKFMLLQLSRKEGA; translated from the coding sequence ATGATCAATAAACAACGCAATCTCTTGGTTGACGCGGGATTCCGACACCTGACCCGGGCATTTGCGTTTCTGGTCTTCATCCTGCTGGCGGGCATCATGGTGTCCCTGATTTACGGCAGTCGAGGCACGATCGTCCAGTACGGTTTCGCCTTTTTGTGGACCAATGATTGGGATCCGGTTCGTCAGCATTTCGGGGCCCTGGTGCCGATCCTGGGGACCGTCCTGAGCGCGCTGCTGGCCTTGCTGATCGCTGTTCCGGTGTCCTTCGGTATTGCCATGTTCCTGACGGAACTGGCCCCGGCCTGGGTGCGTCGGCCCTTGGGGACCGCCATCGAAATGCTGGCCGCGATCCCATCCATCATCTATGGCATGTGGGGACTGTTCGTCTTCGTGCCGCTGTTCCAGGAATACGTGCAACCCGGCATCGTCGATCTGGCCGACGGCGTCCCCATCCTGGAAAATCTGTTTGCCGGCCCGCCGATGGGTATCGGCCTGTTCACCGCGGGGCTGATCCTGTCCATCATGATCATTCCGTTCATCACGGCCGTGATGCGCGACGTGTTCGAGCAGGTGCCCGCGCTGCTGAAGGAATCCGCCTACGGACTGGGCAGCACCACCTGGGAGGTCGTCTGGAAAGTCGTGCTGCCATACACCAAGCACGGCGTCATTGGCGGTATCATGCTGGGACTTGGACGGGCGCTGGGCGAGACCATGGCGGTCACCTTCGTGATCGGCAACGCCTTCAATCTGCCGACCTCGCTCTTTTCGCCTTCCAATTCCATCGCATCAGCCCTGGCCAACGAATTCAACGAGGCCGGCGGCCTGCAGAAATCCGCCTTGCTGGAACTCGGCTTGATCCTGTTCCTGATCACCACGGTCGTCCTGGCCTTGTCCAAGTTCATGCTGTTGCAACTGTCGCGCAAAGAAGGCGCCTGA
- the pstA gene encoding phosphate ABC transporter permease PstA encodes MPVSDSSIVQSNPIYRRRRRFNRMMLGLSGLALGSGLFWLAWIIATLLLKGGSALSFALVLESTPPPGQTGGLLNAIVGSVLMSAVGTLIGTPIGVLAGTYLAEYGRRGWLAPATRFLNDVLLSAPSIVIGLFIYAVYVAQAGHYSGWAGAFALAILVIPVVVRTTDNMLCLVPNSLREAAAALGCPQWRVVVFICYRAARSGIITGILLAVARIAGETAPLLFTALNNQFMSLNMNAPIANLPVVIFQYAASPFEDWNRLAWAGAALITLLVLGINIVARSLFRK; translated from the coding sequence ATGCCCGTTTCCGACTCTTCCATCGTCCAGAGCAACCCGATCTATCGCCGCCGTCGGCGGTTCAACCGCATGATGCTCGGTCTGTCCGGGCTGGCGCTTGGGTCTGGCCTGTTCTGGCTGGCATGGATCATCGCCACGCTGCTCCTCAAGGGCGGCAGCGCGCTGTCCTTCGCCCTGGTGCTGGAAAGCACGCCCCCGCCGGGGCAGACCGGCGGCCTGCTGAACGCCATCGTCGGCAGCGTGCTGATGTCGGCGGTGGGCACACTGATCGGCACGCCGATCGGCGTGCTGGCGGGAACCTATCTGGCCGAATACGGCCGCCGGGGCTGGCTGGCCCCCGCCACACGGTTCCTGAACGACGTCCTGCTGTCGGCGCCCTCGATCGTGATCGGCCTGTTCATCTACGCGGTCTATGTGGCGCAGGCCGGCCACTATTCCGGCTGGGCCGGCGCCTTCGCGCTGGCGATCCTGGTGATCCCCGTGGTCGTGCGGACGACCGACAACATGCTCTGCCTGGTGCCCAACAGCCTGCGTGAAGCCGCCGCCGCCCTGGGCTGCCCGCAGTGGCGCGTGGTGGTGTTCATCTGCTATCGCGCCGCGCGATCGGGCATTATCACCGGCATCCTGCTGGCGGTGGCCCGGATCGCCGGGGAAACGGCGCCGCTGCTGTTCACGGCCCTGAATAATCAGTTCATGTCGCTGAACATGAATGCTCCGATCGCCAACTTGCCGGTGGTCATCTTCCAGTATGCGGCCAGCCCCTTCGAGGACTGGAACCGGCTGGCCTGGGCCGGCGCGGCGTTGATCACCCTGCTGGTGCTGGGGATCAACATCGTGGCCCGCAGCCTGTTTCGTAAATAA